CCGCGAGCTGATCAAACGCTATCCCACCAGCAAATATGCCCGTGATGCGCGCCTGAAACTTGATCTGACTTTTGATCATCTGGCAGGCAAGGAAATGGAGATTGGGCGCTATTATACATCGCGTAACCAATGTATTGCCGCCCTTGCCCGTTTCAAAACCGTGGTACAGAAATACGATACGACGACACATGTGCCAGAAGCCCTGCATCGCATGATTGAATGTTACCTGCAACTGGGTCTGGATGATGAAGCCCGACGTACGGCTGCCGTACTTGGCCATAACTTCCCCGGTTCTGAATGGTATGTGGACACCTATCAGATTGTAGAGCGCAAACGCATCAAGGATAAGGAAGAGCCGAGCTGGTACTGGCCCTTTGAAAAGAAAGATGCACTGGAAGTTCTGGAAGAACAGGACGGACAAAAGGCTGAAGACTTGCGCCCGGCTGATGAACAAGGCGAACAGCCCGTCAAAGAAGAGAAACCTTGGTATAACTTCTGGGATTAATGGGCATTACCGATGCTTCACCGTCTTAGCATTCGCGACATCGTTCTCATCGACAAACTGAATGTGGATTTCAAAAACGGCCTGTGTGTCCTGACCGGGGAAACAGGGGCCGGTAAATCCATCTTGCTTGACAGTCTCGGCCTTGCCTTGGGTGCACGGGCCGACAGTGGTCTTGTCCGTCATGGCAGTGAGAAGGGCAGTGTCAGTGCCGAATTTGACCTTCCCCATAATCACCCGTTCTGGACCTTGCTGGAAGAACAAGACATTGAACCCGAAGATACCTTGGTGCTGCGCCGTGTGGTCAATGCCGATGGGCGCTCACGGGCCTATATCAATGATCAGCCTGTCAGTGTCTCCCTGCTCAAACAGGCCGGTCGGGCGCTTGTGGAAATTCATGGTCAATTTGATACACAGGGCTTGCTGAACCCTGTCACACACCGTGGTCTTCTGGATGCCTTTGGCAACTTGACAACGCTGGCAGCGCAGACGAAATCCGCCTTTCGGACTTGGCAAAAACTGGAAAAAGAACGTCTTGAGGCCGAAGCCGCCCTTGAAAAAGCGCGCGCAGATGAAGAATACCTGCGCCATATGGTCGAAGAACTGTCCGCCCTTGCTCCACAAGAAGGCGAAGAAGAGGATTTAGCCGCCCAGCGTCAAATGATGATGCATGGTGAAAAGCTGCTGGAAGGTCTGAAACAAGCCCATGGCGACCTGACCGCCAATAAAGGTGTGGAGACCATGATGCGCAATGCGCTTCGTCATCTGGAACGCATTTCTGAAAAGGCGGAAGGAAAACTGGACGAAGTGATCGAAGTTCTGGACAAAGCGTCAGAATATACCTCCATGGGGATTCAGGCCCTGGAACGCGCCAGCAATGACGTCGATCTTGACCCCCGCCATCTGGAAGCTGTGGAAGAACGCCTGTTTGCCTTGCGCGCCGCAGCCCGTAAACATGATGTACCTGTTACGGAACTCCCCAGCTTAAAAGATAAATTCGAAGCTCAACTCAATGCGGTGGAAGCAGGCGACAGCGCACTACGTGAGTTGCGTGAAAAAGAACAACAGGCCCGCAACAATTTCACTGACATTGCCACCAAACTGGGTGATCAACGTCGCGCTGTTGCCCAAAAACTGGACGGGGCAGTGAATGGAGAACTTTCCCCGCTTAAACTGGGCGGGGCCACTTTCGGTACAACCATTGAAAAACTGGACCAGGCCGACTGGAATGAAACAGGCTGTGACAAGATCGCCTTTGAAATTTCCACGAACCCCGGCGCCCCCCTTGGCCCTATTGCCAAGGTCGCTTCCGGCGGGGAACTATCGCGTTTCATGCTCGCCTTAAAAGTAGTTCTGGCCGCAGCCGATCCCATCCCGACCCTTGTGTTTGACGAGGTTGATGCCGGCATTGGCGGGGCAACAGCTGCTGCGGTGGGGGAACGTCTGGGCAAGCTGGCTCAGGATGTTCAAGTCCTCGTCGTCACCCACTCCCCACAAGTCGGGGCACGGGGCAATCATCACTTGCGCGTTTCCAAAGCCGAACATGGCGGCCGGGTCACATCGACCATTCGCCCACTGGATGATGAAGAACGCACCGAAGAAATCGCCCGCATGATTTCCGGTGAACAAATCACCCTTGAGGCCCGCGCCGCAGCCGATACGCTGCTGAATGCAGTATAGACCAACATATCGTCCTCGCAGATGCGGGGACCTTCCGAACCATACAAGAGATCCCCGCATCTGCGAGGATGACGATTAAGGCAAAACCCATGGCGATCCAATCTTTACGCACCCTTCCTGTTGAAGACCTGACCGAATTTGATGCTTATACCGAGCTTAAGGCTCTGGCTCAGGAAATTGCGGCCCATGATAAAGCCTATTATCAGGAAGATACGCCTAAAATCAGTGATGCGGACTATGACGCCTTGCGCCAACGCAATATGGCAATCGAAGAAAAGTTTCCGCACCTGAAACGCAAAGACAGCCCAACAGATAAGGTCGGTACCCCTGTGCAGTCCGCCTTTTCCAAGATCACCCATGCGGTGCCTATGTTATCGCTTGGCAATGCCTTTAACCAGGATGATGTGCAGGATTTTATCGACCGCGTGCGCCGTTTTCTTGGTCTGGGCGAGGGTGAGCAGGTTGACATTGTGGCCGAACCGAAAATCGACGGGCTCTCTATTTCGCTACGCTATGAAAAGGGGCGCTTCAAACA
This sequence is a window from Terasakiella sp. SH-1. Protein-coding genes within it:
- a CDS encoding outer membrane protein assembly factor BamD, which gives rise to MKLIKKKSVLHLAAPLLVAAVLSACSSPQKEQDEYTESPVEQLYNDAHNKMLAGEFEEAAKKFDEVERQHPYSIWATKSQLMAAYSHYENEKYDEAVIALDRFIQLHPSNKDVPYATYLKGLSYYEQISDVGRDQMMTDLAQKSFRELIKRYPTSKYARDARLKLDLTFDHLAGKEMEIGRYYTSRNQCIAALARFKTVVQKYDTTTHVPEALHRMIECYLQLGLDDEARRTAAVLGHNFPGSEWYVDTYQIVERKRIKDKEEPSWYWPFEKKDALEVLEEQDGQKAEDLRPADEQGEQPVKEEKPWYNFWD
- the recN gene encoding DNA repair protein RecN, producing MLHRLSIRDIVLIDKLNVDFKNGLCVLTGETGAGKSILLDSLGLALGARADSGLVRHGSEKGSVSAEFDLPHNHPFWTLLEEQDIEPEDTLVLRRVVNADGRSRAYINDQPVSVSLLKQAGRALVEIHGQFDTQGLLNPVTHRGLLDAFGNLTTLAAQTKSAFRTWQKLEKERLEAEAALEKARADEEYLRHMVEELSALAPQEGEEEDLAAQRQMMMHGEKLLEGLKQAHGDLTANKGVETMMRNALRHLERISEKAEGKLDEVIEVLDKASEYTSMGIQALERASNDVDLDPRHLEAVEERLFALRAAARKHDVPVTELPSLKDKFEAQLNAVEAGDSALRELREKEQQARNNFTDIATKLGDQRRAVAQKLDGAVNGELSPLKLGGATFGTTIEKLDQADWNETGCDKIAFEISTNPGAPLGPIAKVASGGELSRFMLALKVVLAAADPIPTLVFDEVDAGIGGATAAAVGERLGKLAQDVQVLVVTHSPQVGARGNHHLRVSKAEHGGRVTSTIRPLDDEERTEEIARMISGEQITLEARAAADTLLNAV